ggggctgattcgtgaaagtgatttacagtataatcgtaaatctcgacttctactcacttctaaatcttttgtagtcatttttgtattactttaatataaatacatgttaatttggattcatatgttgtttttttctgactttatgtgaacgaaaagatacaaattcgcctgttttctcattggaaataggtaaatttcaaaatatcactcctggtcacaaaagcaaagtttgtggggaataatagccattttctatacttttgaggcataagcaattaggaaataacacttactacccaggaacaaaaattgtgttacatagtgttatctaaGAGGGGCGTCTAGTTTGTGAAGTGCATAAaatttaaaggaaacaaaaactaaaataagtaaataaataacacattgatgaagcaaaatgaaagaaaaggaagaatgACAAATAAACACCAGTGTAATGAAGAGGTGAAAATGAGAGAAAGGGGGGTAAGGGAAATGTCTCTggggatatttttgtttgtttgttttccaaatggttaacaaactctttacttaagaaaaaatgagcaccactgttggtccagttcaggaaatggcaagggtctagaaaggggatttttaaatgaggcacagattgtagcagggcagcacGTATGTCATACTAGAAGGGTGTTTGAGGAAATACTGTAAAGGAAGAGTAATGGAGAGTCCTGCATACCTTCACTGGGTGGGTGTCCTTCCCCTGAATGCATCTCAtcatttacatatacagtgccttgcaaaagtattcagacccatgaccaattctctcatattactgaattacaaatggtacattgaaattttgttctgtttgatattttattttaaaacactgaaactcaaaatcaattattgtaaggtgacattggttttatgttgggaaatatttttaagaaaaataaaaaactgaaatatcttgcttgcataagtattcaaccccaacacattaatatttggtagagccacctttcgctgcaataacagctttaagtcttttggggtaagtatgtaccagctttgcacacagtgtcggagtgattttggctcattcttcttggcagaagaaagccaacaaaaaacactgctcacagagccaaataaacacaaatacctccaccaaagaagtaacaattgtctcttttcttttgatactttctCCTTCGCTTACTTGCTTGCTTAGTAGCTCGCTCACGCTCCTCCTTCCTGCGCACCCACCCAGGTCAGCAAATGCTGCGGGTTTTTATAGATGTGGTCATCTCCGGATTAGCAAAcacttaatcaatctggagatgacGAGTTTGCACGAGTTTATGGGGGTGGGTTTTTAACATTAACAAACATTCACCCGTtctaaatcaacacaaacaatacatttaaatcatacaataataacatcattTGTTGCTGAATGCATGTCAATGCATACCCTGCATTCGTCTGTTTCACCCGCTAGACACAAATTACAGCACCAGCTCAATTGGAGCTCCAACTCTTAGCTAATCAACCTCTATCCCTCAGGGATAAACCACACCCGGAATTGGGGAGATTTCTGGGGAGATAACTATTTTGTTAGGTGAGGAAAGACTTATTTGGGGAAGTTTGACAGGTTATTTACATTCCCAGATGATTCTAGGTTAGGTAGAAGCTGGCTGCAAAcactaatattaaaaatgatcccATAAGTTTACAGAAAAGTTCATTtgaagtttaaaatgttattatttttggttagGACATTTCTCATTGTAGTCTCACACTGCAGTTTGTCTATTGATGTAATTTGAAGGAGAGGAAAGTAAATATACCCTTGCATGAGCAATTGATTTCAAAAGAGAACACTtcattttaccaatttattatctgcagtatatacaatacatttatatcaCTTAACAATGaaattactgtattattgtacaccttaaacactgtaaactaataatctttttcaattaaataaaatataaacaccaaaacaattacaattgtttcatttgtattatatttgcaCACTTGGGGCATTACACTGATTTCACATTTGATGATTGAATTGATTGAATTGACAGATGATATCTTCCAAACTAGTGACCTGTTACACAAATCAACAGTATTGCAATCCCGATACAAAAGTCTGAAATTACACACAATAAATCTTtgtaaaagatcaaataaaataacaagaatTCAATAAATAGGGCAATAGTGAGATTCACAGTGCTATCAGAATTGAGAGTATATACATTGCATAATCCATGTGAACTGTGCTTTACTTACAATTGAGTATGACTGGCAAATAATCACTAAAATTCTGCactatataacaacaacaacaacaacaacaacaacaacaacaacaacaacaacaacaacaacaacaataataataataatacagtaaaacaaaacacaaatggcaTGAAGATCGTTTCCCCaatcatttcatattgttttcttCAAGTGTACGTCATCAAAGGATGTCATGAAGCCCTTCACTCCAGGTGCATGGTGAGGTGGGAGCAGTCCTGCATGTCTTCTATGTTCTCCACAGCATCAATGAtggcctccactctctctcctggCAGGACTGCCCCAGCGTTGGCCCGGAACTTTTTCAGCAGACTGTCACGACTCAGTGGCTTCCTCCAGTGTCCATAAAAGGTGTCGCAACGACCCTTCAACACATCGCCAGTTGTGAGGGTCACCAGCACCTCTGCGTACATCTTATTGAAATTGGCAGGGTTGTCCTGGGGGTGCTCGACCTGTACTCTGCTCAGGAGGCTGAGCAGCTCAGGACGGTCCAGGAAGGCTGGGCTGAAGGATTGTACACTGACCTCGCCGTCCAGCAGAGCAGTGCAGGCGTTGAACTGGAAGGAGTGTCGGGCCTGGTGCTCGGATTCAGGGAAGGGCCGGTTGATATATTTGGAGAGGGGGATTCTCAGTAGGATGTTCTGGATCATAGAGGGCTGGAACCCCCCTACGGTGTTGACCAAAAGCTCCCGTGCTGCGCACGCTGCGTCTGCCACCCAGTGCATCCCCAGGTGTGCAGGGAAGCGCTTGAAGGCTATGTCCTGGTCCTCCAGCAGGAAGCGGGGATCCTGTTCCACCGGGGAGGGCAGAGCCTGAGGCAGGTAGTCGTTGTAGAAGGCACTAAAGCCAGCGCAGCCTGGGGTCGAGTCCAGGATCAGTGTGCTGGCCTCCAGGCCCCGGGATGCCAGCAGTGCCGCCTCCAGACCAAGTCGGGCTGCGTTCCCAATATGAAGAGGCTTGGATTGAGTGGCAGCATTGGCCATGGGAGCCCCTGCCAGCGAGGCAGCAATCGCCAAGGCGTTTGAGCACTGCGAGCGATCCAGGGAGAGCAGACGGGAGCAGGCAGCAGCACTACCCAGAGGGCCCACTACAGTCGGGGGATGGAACCTGAAGGGAGAAACACTGGCATGACCATCCTGGTAACTGAGAgagtattttacattatatatgcttttaatggttttaaaattctgatttaaaaacaacctcGGGTAGACAAATGTTTCTTATCATGCCTTCTAAAAAAGGCATGCTAGGAAAGTGTAATAAtttccaataaaaacaacataatcacTGTGAGGCTAAAAAACCACTGAA
The sequence above is a segment of the Acipenser ruthenus unplaced genomic scaffold, fAciRut3.2 maternal haplotype, whole genome shotgun sequence genome. Coding sequences within it:
- the LOC131730574 gene encoding cis-aconitate decarboxylase-like, producing MLSALKFQRTSRHFSCLRLLHKSAVEVQERPAPEETITSSFGGFIHLVHPGQLSDTVLHRSKRMILDSIGVGLLGSSSHVFELALQHCQQMYAPDYISSVFGRRHTRLSPSLAAFVNGVAVHSMDFDDTWHPATHPSGAVLPALLAIAQMLPGNAKPSGMDLLLAFNVGIEIQGRLMRFSNEAQNIPNRFHPPTVVGPLGSAAACSRLLSLDRSQCSNALAIAASLAGAPMANAATQSKPLHIGNAARLGLEAALLASRGLEASTLILDSTPGCAGFSAFYNDYLPQALPSPVEQDPRFLLEDQDIAFKRFPAHLGMHWVADAACAARELLVNTVGGFQPSMIQNILLRIPLSKYINRPFPESEHQARHSFQFNACTALLDGEVSVQSFSPAFLDRPELLSLLSRVQVEHPQDNPANFNKMYAEVLVTLTTGDVLKGRCDTFYGHWRKPLSRDSLLKKFRANAGAVLPGERVEAIIDAVENIEDMQDCSHLTMHLE